Part of the Passer domesticus isolate bPasDom1 chromosome 8, bPasDom1.hap1, whole genome shotgun sequence genome is shown below.
TTTAAATTGTGGAGCCAGCTGGGACTAGAAATCCCTGAAGTGCCCAGGTGGACCCAGCCCAGCAGTTAAACACCTTCCATTGCCCTCACCTGAACTCAGCAGAGTCTGCTTGCACTCTTTGGAGGAAACCAAAGGGCAAGAGTTGAGCTCATGTCAAGAGATGGGTATTCATACTGTAGAGCCCCAGGAGGGTCTTCAAAGCTTCTTTCCTACCCTGAGTCCTTCCCACATTTGGGACATATAGGAAACCTGCTTGTTTCTCCCCATGTTCTCTATTCCTGCTCTAATTGCTCATTACATGCCATGAGTGCAAGAAACAGTGACAATGCTCCTTTAGTCTTTTAAAGACTACAGGGGTTCAAATTCCAGACACAGGGGCTGACCTAAAAGCACAGAAAGTGCCCTCCAGATAAAATCTGTGAGAAATCACGGAGCTCAGAAGGCTTTGCACACCTAAACAGTGGTGATTCCCCATAAGCACTCGTGGCTGTGGACTTACAGCCCTGTTTGCAGTGTGTTTGTGGGGATAGTTGCAGGACTGGCTCAGGCCTGGCTGCTAAGTGGCAGGATGGTGTGCTCTCTGGGACCCCTTCCCCCAAAAACTGGCAGGTGGGCCCCTGAGCTGGGCTTGAAACACAGGCAAGGGCAGCCTCTGTGATCCCAGAGGAAACTCTGCCTGCCAGCAACCATGGCCTGCCTGTAAGTGCAAGGTGCCATGGAGAGTCTTCTCCCCAGCCACACATCAGGCAGCCACACCAAGCGAATGCCTCTTTGTCCATCTTTCCATGCATGTTTCTGCATTCATGTCATGGAACTGTGAATGTCTTTACACTTCTGCCCTCAGCAGACCCTCCAGCTCCTGGATGTCTGCACAGCACTGTACAGCATCAGTTCCCTGGCCCCAGCCAGCCCTCTTCACAGGCATGGTGGGTGGGCAGCAGCTGAGTCTGAGGGAGGCATTTCCTTTGCTCTTCCCCCTCAGCCCACAGCCCACCTTTGCTGCACAGCTGTACAAGGTGCCACGATCCCAGCTGCTCAACAAGGTCCCTGTGCCTGCCTCTGCTAATTTCATGCACCAACCAGGAGGGCTGCTCCACAAAGTGTAAGACCttgtcagcagctctgcacaacAGGAGATGGAGACAATGGATcttggcaggctgcctgcatGGCTGAGGCTTGAGCAGCCCTCATgaaccagctgctccccacAGAGCCTGCCCAGGCACCAGGCAGCAACAGTGGAGAGACACCCATGGAAAACATTTGGACTTTGCCAGGGAGAGAGGCTCCATCTCTTTAGAAGCTGAGCACTGTGCATGCCCAAACCACATCATCACTGAATGGCTGCCAAATGCACCTTTGACTACATTGCCTGCTGATAATTGGGTAAAAATCAATAAGGTACTTTGGAGCTATAGGGAAGTACTTTGATTATACTTTAATCCATCAATACTTTACTTCTGCTGGCAGAAAATATGTCTACATGGACTTGAAGAATAATTCTATGTATAAGAACCCCAGAAGTGCTGTAGATCTGCCAAGGAGTACCTGTGCTGAGAATGTTGTCAGGTAACTGCCCCTTCCTAGTTCCTACACAGACACCAAATAGCTGTGGTTGATCATGTAGGGATGGGAGGCTCTTCAGATGAGCCTGAAATTCAGGGAAATTAAATGCTTTGTTTGAAAGAAGTTGTTATGGAAAGTGGAAAGCAGAAAGCAGCCTAGCTGATATGAAACTAGCAGGTCTCTGTTCCTCAGAAATCTTTTCCTCATCCTTTTGATAGTTCCCATGCATTATAGCGACCCAGCTGTAAGCACCAGTTTAGATGGCAGCCAAGACCACCACAGACAGGAAAGACATGCAGAGGATGAAGGAAGGTGAAGAAAACCTCTCTGTGGACCACTAGTCTGATCAATGAATGTCATGGACTAAAGAGAACTTTGTAGACAAGGAGGTAAGGTCATGAACTCTGCTAGCTGGCAGCTACCTCATGTGGAAGTGCAAACTCTCATGAACTTCACTTTCAGTAGATGAACTTCCATGAACCTACATGTACTTTCATGAACTGATCTGACAGCATCTGATCTGATGCAGGAATGTGGCCAGCAGACCAGCAAGTAGCCAAAAGTTGTTGGCAATTTGGTTTTTCCACCAAAGTATTGAGTATGGCTCTCTAAGAAGTAAATTAAGATTTAAAATGAACAACTAGAAAATTATTGCACCCATCCAAGAGAACGAGGATGACTTAGAACTCCCTTCTGTAGGGAAGGTACAAAAACTTTTGCAAAGGAAGGAGATCTTCACTAGCTCCTCTGAGTGAAAGAGAAGCTCACCTTAACACGCTGCtctgcagcaaacacagcttGCCCCAAGGAAGCACTCAGTTCACCCAGGCCTCTTGCTATTTCCCAACAGGTCCCACATCCCCTATCCTTGCAACACCTTCTGATCAGCTTTGCCTGCAAATGTGTCACAATTTGGGAGAGGCAGAGTGTTAAGGCCAGACTGAAGaagctgagcacagccctgagggcTGTTTCTACCAGCCCTTGCCACTGCCTTGGGATCCCCCCGGACACAGGCCCTGTGCAATTTGGGCAGGAAGCCTCCAGCTCTTTTTTAAGCCCTTGCAACACACCAGACATGCTCTGCTGTCTCCCAGAGCACCTAGGGAACTCCTCATAGTGGAGTCAGACTTCAATGAAACCAGAACATGTGTGTGCCAGCTTCCAGCAGTAGGTTGGATGAGCTGCTTTGGTAAGTGCAAGGACCAGTTGCCAGGTTGCAATGGCCTATACCTAACCTCAGAAAAGCGCATCTCTGTCCCAGCTTGGAAGCCATTTCCCAGAGCCTCTCTCAAGTTCTGGGTTTCTctcttctctgtgtttttctctttttctcctctaGGAGCCCTTGAAGAAGTCAGAGTCTCAATGTCTCATCCCCTTTTCTGACATCTTCATTTTGCCTCAATCAGCAAGTCCTTTCTTGTCTATTGTCAAGTCTGGAGACCTTTCTAGCATTGCTAGATTGATATTTTATACTCTCTTGTGAAGCCTGTCACCCCTAGGGAGAGAGACTGAGGCTGTTGCTGTGCAATTGCTGAGGAAAACACAGTTGCATGTCCTTTGGCAAATCACATGCAGTGTGAACTTTAATGATAACATCAGGAAGTTTTCAGGAAGAATGAAGGATGGCTCACAGCACTGAGGGCTGGTGCAATCCGTAGGGAAGAACAGAAAACCCAAATGTCACTGAAGTACTTGGAAGATGCTCTTGTGACAGTGAATATCTGTGAGTGCTTCAGTAGGACAGTGTGCCCCTACCATGATTTCCTTAACAATTAAcactaagtaaaaaaaaataagttatgTGAGCACATTACAGATTTCCTAACCTCTGCTGGTTGGCATCTGCATTTGTTTGAGATAAGGTGTGTCTTCAATGAATAATTAATACCAATAAAAGTCTTAGTTTCATAACACAGGGCAATCTAACAAATGATTGACTAGTAAATATTGACTGACTCAGCCATGTGACCCAGAACCTGCTCTTGAGCTAACACAGACCTTCAGCATATAAACTGAGATTCTGACAGCCAGAGTCACTCCCTCCTGAGCCACAGATGAAAATGGAGCTCCTGGGAGGAGCCACTGTTGTCCTCCTGGTTTGCATTGCTTGCCTGCTCTCCTTTGCAGCATGGAAAGGAAGGTCTGGGAAGGGGAAGATGCCTCCAGGACCAGCTCCCCTTCCCATTCTAGGTAACCTGCTGCAGGTGAAACCAAGTAACTTGGCCAAAACCCTCCAGAAGGTAAGGCCActtcttctctctttctgctgtGGGTGAGAAATGAGTGGGACCTGTGCCTGGGGTCAGCCTGTGGCTATGGCTCAATGACTTGCAAttccagagaagcagaaaaggcatGGGCATTGCAGCTGCTTCCCCTCATTGCTGTTGCCATGTTGTTCAGGGCCTGATACGTGGGACCCATCTGCACAGCCACATTTATCATGAGAGAACCAAATCTTGATGTTACCAATGTGGGAGGCTAACCGCCTACTgtgggaggcagcagcaaggagacTTTCCTGCTCTTCCTCACAATTTGCTCCATGGCCATGTTCTCTCTTGCATTTTTACAGCTCAGTGAAGAGTATGGACCCGTGTTCACAGTGCACATGGGCTCTGACCCAGTGGTGGTGCTGCACGGATACGATGTGGTGAAAGAAGCCTTGATCGATCGCGCGGACGAGTTTGCTGCCAGGGGACACATGCCAATTGGAGATAGGACTAACAATGGATTAGGTAAGTTTGCTGACTGAGCTCCTtctgaaggagaagggaagggctgaggaTGTGTTCAGCAGATTAGAGCTGGAGTGTACCTTGCATGAGGGAAAACTGCCAGGGGTGGGTGCAACCCACCTGGAGAGGGGAAGCCAGAGAAGGCTACAGCCACTGAAAGGGTGGGAGGTGGCAGAGAAGGGGAGCCAGATTGTTCTCAAGGATGGGCAGGGAAATGGCAAGGGgcagcagccaccagcagcagcaagggaaATTGTGTATGAGTGAGTGATGAATTATTCACAAGGATGTCAGGCATGTAGCAGAGAAGGCCAAAAGCAGGCAGTTGGACTGCAGAACCTCCAAACCACACTGTGATGCTGCCATGTCAGTGCTCTCCAGGGACACGATTCACTGTCACCATGAGCCACTGTTCATCTCCCATCCAGCATGCCCAAGACAGGTCattcctcttcctttcctctgtAGGGATTATTTTTAGCAACAACGAGCCATGGTTACAAGTCCGGCGATTTTCTCTCACCACTCTGCGGAATTTTGGAATGGGGAAGAGGAGCATTGAAGAGAGGATACAGGAGGAATCTGACTACTTGCTGGAGGAAATCCACAAAACAAAGGGTACAGTCCATTTTCAATCTATTTTATGTTTGAAACAAAAGAGGCTGTATTAAGGGAGTTCACATCTTTAGCAAGGAATGAAGTTCCTGTGGATTTGGTCCATGCACAGCTACCCCTCATTACGAAGCCATAACAGTTTTGTGACCATGACCTGTTCTGTTTGGAGGATCCGTCTGTGTCAGTCAGAGACTGATCTGATATTTCCACTAACAAGCAGAGTTCAGATTACCCACAGTAGACATAAGCAGACATACAACACTTCATGGCGGTTTTTTAATAGTCTGTAACTTTTCTAAATTCACAGGAACACCTTTTGACGCAACCTTcatgctgagctgtgctgtctCCAATGTCATATGCTCCATTGTCTTTGGGAGACGATATGATTATAAAGACAAGAAGTTCCTGGCTCTGATGGACAACATGAAAAACATCTTTGAGATGATGAACTCCCGCTGGGGACAGGTACATTCAGTAGACATTTCACAGTGGCAACCTTctcccaggggagcaggaggccTCCTTCCCAATCAAGTTCCATTTCAGTCCTCTAATTAGGATCCCATCAATGCTCTGCTGCACTGAAGGCATTTCATGCAAGGGCAAGAAACTCCCTCACCAAAGCTGGAATTGGCTTTGTCAGCTATGTGCTCTAGTTCCCAATAATTCTGGACACCTTTCTTCTCCACTTTAAGGTTCCTACTATTCCTACTACTAAGCAAGTCCTGCCGGACTGCCCAGACTGATATTCCTTCTGCTTGGCTCAGTTGATAGGATTGTGGTTTCCTTGGCATTTGGGTGATATCAAAGGATGGGGCAAATGTCATACTAGGGATCTTcctgtttctttccttccagctcTACCAGATGTTCTCAAATATCTTGGATTACCTGCCTGGCCCACACAACAATATATTTGCAGAATTTGATGCTCTAAAAGCCTTTGTAGCAGAGGAGGTGAAGTTGCACCAAGCCTCCCTAGATCCCAACTCCCCTCAGGATTTCATTGACTGCTTCCTCAGCAAAATGCAGGAGGTAAGGAGACAGATGGCCCCAGCTTGTCCCCAAACACACTTAGGCTGAGTCCTTCCCTCTCATCAGCAACACAGACATGGGGATGATCCCTTCCCAGTCAGCTGTGCAATGGGAAAACAGCAACAGTATCCTAGATACTGCCTGTATTAGAGCTTATAGCTCTGGGTCTGCGTACTCTGCACAGCCACCACTATGTGGTGTTGGGAGAGGGAGAGCTTGCTCTGCTTTCACCAAAACACAGGGACTTTTTCAGTCTGGTCATGCAGTTCTTTCACTGGAAAGCAATTGGCACAGCAGACAAGCAGCAGTATGTGATTGAGTGCACAGCTTCAAAGGAGGTTGGCATTGAGTTTACTGCTCAAGGCTGCATTACAATGGCCCAGATGGCAGCTGCATCTTAGCAGAGAAATGCCCCAGCTCTAGGAGAAAAGGAAGGTCTGGGAAGACACGAGAAAGGGCCACTTCCCTCAGCTCAGCTAGAGGAAAAACAAAGCCTTTTCTTTCGTAATCTTTTGTGTTCCTTAGGAGAAAGACCATCCCATTTCCAGTTTCCATGTGAAGAACCTGGTAACAAGTGCTTTTGACTTGTTCATTGCTGGAACTGAGACAACAAGCACCACTGTACGATATGGGCTTCTGCTTCTTATCAAATATCCAAAGATACAAGGTATCAGTTTTGACctcttcctctccagctcttcccctgggctgggcacatgACTAACATCACATCCCCCGCCCACGTTTTCccctcatctctctctctctctttctctgggCCTGACTGTGTCCACATCTTTATTTAGCCAAATCAATTGGAGAACTTCCTTTGTATGGGTACCAGTGGAGCTGTGTTCCAGTCAACATCAAAACCAACTTAATGCTCCTGCCATCTGTGATTTGAAAACAGCTTAAGGCAACCTATTTAGACAGGTTAGGTTTTATTTACCCATTTGATGGTTTATGCCTCTCACGACAGAGAAAATTCAAGAAGAGATTGACCAGGTAGTAGGACGATCAAGAAAACCCTGTGTGGCTGACCGGACCCAGATGCCCTACACGGATGCCGTGGTCCATGAAATCCAGCGCTTCATCACTCTTGTCCCCCTGGCTCTCCCTCACACTGTGACCAAAGACACCAGCTTCAGAGACTACATCATTCCAAAGGTTAGCTCCCTCAAGTACAGCAGTTCTTGGTCAGTCAGTTACAAGCCACAAGGTAGAGCTGTTGTGGCCTGACCTTGTTTCCACCCAGCCCTTTGTAGAGGGTTTTATCCTCAGGCAGCTGTAGCTGACTTGGACTCTCTTGTTGATGCTCCATGGGCCAAGACTAAAACAGTAGCTCTGACCAACACTTTTGCTCCCTTGCTCTGCAGCTTTAACATTAGCAGAACCATAGTGGGTTCACCAACACCCAGAGCAGTGATTCTTCACACAACAGGCAGCAaagctgaggagcagctcacCACCATCCAGGATAGCCTGGGCACATGCTTGGGAGCAAAGTCAGTTGTTGGTTATTGAGCACAGAAAGACTCTGAGCCACAAAATGCTGCAGGTTATGTTTGCATTGAATGGAGCCAGCCAAAGCTGTTGGCTCTGCTCTAGCACACTTCCTGAGGCAGTCTCTGCTGGCcactgccagaggcaggctggTGGGCCAGAGCAGCCCATGGCTTGGCCTGgcctgctgcagcagtgctcatgGCTCTTCTGGGAGACTGTGGGCAGCTGGGAAACAGCAGTACAtgggctgctggtggtgtgaTTTCCAGCTCTCTGTGTCAAATCAGAAGGCAGGACCCAGAGAACTGCTCAGCTACCAGCAGAGAACTCTTGTGTCATCGCTGCTGAATAGTCCAGGCCCTGTTAATGGCTGGCCAGCACGTGGGAAGGTAGAGGATTGTGGCAGAAGAAATTTGTGAGGAGAGGGGAATTCCACAGGAGCTTGTTTTCCACAGCCTTGTGTCCTTTGGATATTTTGGACTTGCAGAAAGAAAGGACATGGTGCATCTACAAAGTCATTATTGTGGAACACCAAGAAAGAGAAGAATTAGGTGGGGTGTCCCCTGATGACCAGAGCAAGGCCAGAATGAATGCTCTGGAGACAAGAGGGAGAATTCAAGAAGAGCAGCCAACAATTGCTGTGACATTCAGTAGGGTCTCCCTAAAGCTGTCTCCTCTAAAGAAGAGTCCCCAAAGGGAAACCAGAGGCACTGGTAATATTATACAGGGAAGCAGAGTCTGAACAGGCAGTCAGATTGAGTGATCTCACTTGCCTTCCTCTCATGTTCTGCTCTTCTTGTGTTACTTCAGGGCACCACGATTTACCCTGTCCTCGCTTCTGTCCTCTATGACAGTAAAGAGTTTCCAAACCCACATGAGTTCAATCCTGAACATTTCTTGAATAAGGATGGCAGCTTTAGGAAGAGCAACTTCTTCATGCCCTTCTCAGCAGGTAAAGCACACGTTTgcccttttcctctctctgtcaGCCTCCCCCTCTGGTGACCAccctgcctttccctgcaaCACTCAACTGCCTCTTCCCAACACCGTCCCACAGGTGTTGCCTTGGGGCTTACTGCTCTCTGGATAACGCCTCACTGCTGCTCCTATCTCCAGTGGCATCTCCCATCTTCTTCAGGCCTGATGGCTTCTCAAATCTCCTGCTAGGAGCTGTCAATGTAGTGACATGAATGGGATCCACTGGCACTAGAATACCTGTCACCTTCCTACACAACCACCCAGGTCATCCTGAACGAATCTTTTTGTGACAGCTCCACTTTTTCCCCAGCACCTTTTAAGTACCTCTTAGGCTACATGCAACCATTCACCTATCCATAGGCCCAACCTTCCACTTTCTCACCTGTGCTTTATGTCACCCTGCTCTCTCTCATCTTGACTCCTGTCATGTTCCCTCCACACTTAAgtcttctcctgctcctgttcTTGTCCTTCACACACCCATCCAAACTGTCAGGGGTCTTTTGCCAACAAATTCTTCTCTTATAAATGCCCTCTGTAACCCTGACAGTTGTCTCACTGCTATGGCTGTGTGTAGCACACAAAGCTGTGCAACACAGCTGCTTAGCACAAACTCTGCTCTACTCAGAAACTCCCATTGAGTTCTATTTGCTGCTTTCACTTCCAGGAAAACGAATATGCCCAGGAGAGGGCCTGGCACGAATGGAGATATTCTTACTCATAGCCACCATCTTGCAGAACTTTACTTTGAAGTCTGTTGTCAacccccaggagctcagcatAACTCCGACTCTGAGTGGGACAGCCAATGTACCTCCTGACTTCCATCTCTGTGCTTTCCCCCGCTGAAAAGCACTGATCCACTCTCCAGTGGCTTGAAACTGGCCATTCCTTCACAGCATCTTTACTAAAATCAACAGCAGGAGCATTGGCCCACCTTTCCCAGGTCTTAAGGAAGGCAGTCCAAACACAGGCACAAAGCAGAGACCTCTGAAGCCTCCCAGAACTCCACCTCACCGCAGGAGGCCCTGGGTGACATTGCAGCCTCTGGCACTGATGCTCTGTCCCAGGATCATTGAGGGCACTGGCTGCATCAAACAGCCACTCTTGCTCTTCTCACCAACACAGCTCCcgtggctgctcctgcagcacctgtcCCACCAAGACCTGCCTTTGCAGATGGACACTGCTGCATGTGTGTACATTCATGATCCAATAAACAAAAATCTGTTTAGGATGATTTGAGCTGTTGTTTAATTTGGACTGGGGCAGTGCCCACATCTTCTGCTACACTGCAGAGTAGGTCTGCAGAGcctgtggccggcagcctgtgggaagggctCTCCCTCCTAGGCAAGGATCCTGCCTTTGTCATCCACTGTGCTCATTGCTGCTGCCTGCAAggagctccagagcagccacagcacacCAGCAGTCGGGACAGCTCACAGGGCTGGAGGACAATGGTGTCCTGCAGCCTGTCTGCCAAATGAAATGAATGCATTCATACTTTTTGCAGCCTGTTGCAAGGACATCACTTACCTGAGCATTGGAGTCTGCAGGCAACCCTCTGGCAGCTCTTTTCTTCCATCAGTATCACTGCAGGTATTTAGATGCCCTTAATTAAAATGAATGAATTAAGAAAAAGTATAATGTCTCTTATTTCCACCTCCAGCTACAATTTGGTGCCCTTCTTTCAGTAAGTGGCCACATGGTTTTCACAGAAATCTGATTACTTTCTCCTGGGTTTCTTTGTTCCTCTGGCCTTTGGTTGTGTCTGGATGTTCAGTTTGTTGTGTTTGTCTTGATCTTCATTTACATAGACACTTGTTGTCCCCTGCATCACGGTCATATAAAAATCCTAGTGGCAAAATATAATTTCTCTGATTGTTTGTCACATGGAACTCAGAGTCCATGGGAGTACTGGAGAGAAAACAGTGTGCAAGAATTCCcactgtggcagcagctctctggtcaCATTCCCACCCCCCACTGGAAAAGTTTAGCATTATTTTGATGGAAATATCACATTTGCCCACAGCTCAGGTCCATCCCTCTTTGTTCCTCCATTTGTTCCCATGAAGACTGCAGCTCTAATGCTTGTGTACTCTAAAACAATGGGAAACCATTGCTGATTGCTCATCTGGGATTGCATGAAATGGACAGGCATgcagcagaaacagcagccATGTATGAGACCCAGCCACAATGGAGAGGAAATTGCCTCGAGGTTTCCATTAGTCTAAGGCTGCCCTTAGAGCCAGTCCTGCAACCCAGTAGCATGTGTGCTTTGATGAGGACAAGTTAAAAATGGCTTACATCTGGAAGTCTTGGAGGGGATGATTCATATTCATGTCCTTCCTGCCCACTGGCATGCTGATACAGCTGAAGCTATGAACAAAACTGTGACAACATCTTTCAACAATTCACAAACAACTGCATGAGTAGCACAGGGCAGTGAGAAAATGTTCTCTTACTAAATAGCTCCAGAGCACAGGACACACTCAGGGGATAAATAACCACACAGGGGATAACATTTCGGAAAAATATTCAACATCTCGTAAGCTGGATGCAATAATGCTGTGTCATTTGGAACAATGACAGCATCCTCTTGACACCTGCCCACGAGAATGACCTTGCAGAGGTCCGTGCCATAATCTAGGGCACCAACTCCTCTTTGCTCCAACTGCTCTAAGACCCAACAACACCTACAGGACAGAAAGGCTGAGGGCAGATGCTAAACCCAAGCAGGTATTTGCACTGTAAGGAAAGGCAGAGCTCATGAAGGAGTGAGTTTGGTTGATCTGGTTGGGGCAGAGAAAGGGAGGGTTAAACACCCCCACAGAGCTTTTCACCAATCAATAGTTGGTGCAGTGCCTCACCTCTCCTGCTTTCTGACATCCCCCTGCTACTCCCACCCAAAGGCACAACTCCCACTCACCATTTCACGCTTCTCCATGAAAAATCCCTGCATGCAATAACAGCAGACTGCCCAATGTCAGGGTTAGTGCTCCTTTTATGGTAAGATTCTCTCCCTGCTAACACATGCAGGACCTGCAAAGCAGAAGAGATGATGGCATTTCTCTGGGGCTGACTCAGACAAACTGGCTGGGTCCCAGAACATCCAGGCTCTGGCACACACGTGGGAAGCTGGCCTTCAGGGCACTGGAGCCTGCATACCTTCTCTACCAGCTGCATGGCAAATAAGGCAGCTTCTGGATCTAAGACTGAACTTAAAACAAGGCACAGAAGGGAATCCTGCTTTTGCTTTCTTAGGCTACCACCTCATCTGCCTGAGCATTTGCTAGAGATACCAGGACAAAGTGGAAGATTTCTACTGGCTTGATGCTGAGACCAATGAGCCTACCTGGTCTGAGGCATCATTCTTTGTCTGAAGGAAGTTGTGCCACTGGCTCACACTGTGCCATGGTActcagctgcaggaggctgcaTGGGGATGCTTATGCCTTTCTCCATCTCCGCTCCTGCTTTGCCTTTGGGAACAGCTGGGAGGAAATTCAGACACCATGAAGGCTTGGGTAGCTGTGACACACACCACAGAACTGTTCTGGGTAGGGGAATATTCATAAATTAGGTGTGTGCTGGGGAAAGAACTCAGACATGGTCCTTAGCAAGCGGGGCAGACATCAAGCAGCGgacagaaagaggaagaaaagcattTGACATGCTGCCATAGCAGCATTTTGCTGCCAAGGATTCTGGACTAAAACTTTGCAGTAAGGAACATCTGCCTCATCCTGCTGTCCTTCGCACAGGAGTTTCAAGTCTCTGGATGTTTGGCATCTGCTGCTGAAGGCCATAGGCTGTAGAGTAGCAAATGAGCTGATCCTTTGAAAAATACTTACATACTCATTCCCAGGTCCCTGATATTTATCACTGCAGACTTGCATTTCAGCACCCTAAATTGTGAGCAACACATGGAACAATGTAGCCCTTGGGCTGGCCAACTTATTTCTCTGCCCCACTTTCTAAATGCTCTCTTGATTGCAAAAGCGAATGCAAACCTAAAGGCCCACCGGAAATTTCCTTCCCAGTATTAGCAGTAGACCCTAACAACAGCTGGCAGAACAAGGAATATAGTACGAAATTTCCACCTTTGAAATGCAAGCATACAACAGAATGTACAACTGAATCCACAGTCTTTAATGATTGCAGAGATTTGTTCGGGACACAGGTACATTTGTGATTGTCCCCACACCCCCTTCTTCTCCCcctctaaaaattattttagttagTGAAATGTAAAACCACACAAAAACCAGAATACATATTCACACATCAGAGGGTTTGATATTTTTGTTCTTAAGAAAATTTCACTCATTTAGAATTATTGACTGTAAAGTCCAGTCAGTACAGCAGAAATATTCTACATAGATCATTGTTTGGAATGCACAGTACAATATTTGTGAACACACTGTCACAAAAGACACCTGGATGAACACTAACAAGTGTCATAATCTGTCAGACCACATTGCAAGCATCTGCATGAAACCAGCCTGGGGTGTATGGGAAATTACCAGAACATGGAAAAAATATGTTAAAGTACATGGGAACCTGCTACTGTTACTTTTCTTTAGAGTCATTGCTGCCACTAAAAGGTCAGGAAACACGAACTGCTGCTTGTCACCTGAAACTTTGCTTCTGTTTCACAGGGGTTGATGTCACACTTTAATTTCCAGACCTGAGTTACTGTAATTTTGCTTGAACTGGAGCAAAGAAGAGAAGGACAAACCGCACTCCCCATCTAGCAGAGCTCACTTCCCCAGACCTGCATGGTTAAACAGCTTGAGATCAGAGGTCTTGCCTGTAAAAAGGccacaaaatttgaaaaaataaaaaaagcagagctaaaataaagcaaacggaaaaccccaaaccaaaacagagaTAACATGATTTTATACAGCTTGCAATAAAGCTATAGTCAATGGTACAGTATTTTTCACATTACACTTATTAAGGCTTTGACTACTAGTCTTTTACATGCacattttatatacatataatcCTCTGTGTGTACGCATAAATTACTTTACTTTTCTTGATCtaagcaagaaaatattttcatgcatTTGCTTCTCCTAGTATTCACAATACTTGGCCCATATTCTATTCAAGGATTTCTGGAGAGGGCTGGGTCTATTTGTCATCCATCTGAAAATACCCTTA
Proteins encoded:
- the LOC135306495 gene encoding cytochrome P450 2C19-like isoform X1 is translated as MKMELLGGATVVLLVCIACLLSFAAWKGRSGKGKMPPGPAPLPILGNLLQVKPSNLAKTLQKLSEEYGPVFTVHMGSDPVVVLHGYDVVKEALIDRADEFAARGHMPIGDRTNNGLGIIFSNNEPWLQVRRFSLTTLRNFGMGKRSIEERIQEESDYLLEEIHKTKGTPFDATFMLSCAVSNVICSIVFGRRYDYKDKKFLALMDNMKNIFEMMNSRWGQLYQMFSNILDYLPGPHNNIFAEFDALKAFVAEEVKLHQASLDPNSPQDFIDCFLSKMQEEKDHPISSFHVKNLVTSAFDLFIAGTETTSTTVRYGLLLLIKYPKIQEKIQEEIDQVVGRSRKPCVADRTQMPYTDAVVHEIQRFITLVPLALPHTVTKDTSFRDYIIPKGTTIYPVLASVLYDSKEFPNPHEFNPEHFLNKDGSFRKSNFFMPFSAGKRICPGEGLARMEIFLLIATILQNFTLKSVVNPQELSITPTLSGTANVPPDFHLCAFPR
- the LOC135306495 gene encoding cytochrome P450 2C8-like isoform X2; this encodes MGSDPVVVLHGYDVVKEALIDRADEFAARGHMPIGDRTNNGLGIIFSNNEPWLQVRRFSLTTLRNFGMGKRSIEERIQEESDYLLEEIHKTKGTPFDATFMLSCAVSNVICSIVFGRRYDYKDKKFLALMDNMKNIFEMMNSRWGQLYQMFSNILDYLPGPHNNIFAEFDALKAFVAEEVKLHQASLDPNSPQDFIDCFLSKMQEEKDHPISSFHVKNLVTSAFDLFIAGTETTSTTVRYGLLLLIKYPKIQEKIQEEIDQVVGRSRKPCVADRTQMPYTDAVVHEIQRFITLVPLALPHTVTKDTSFRDYIIPKGTTIYPVLASVLYDSKEFPNPHEFNPEHFLNKDGSFRKSNFFMPFSAGKRICPGEGLARMEIFLLIATILQNFTLKSVVNPQELSITPTLSGTANVPPDFHLCAFPR